In Alteromonas naphthalenivorans, one DNA window encodes the following:
- a CDS encoding DUF7218 family protein, whose product MAKQHAAQIKNDDTYEALRDKGYSKEKSARIANAQANDEQSPSKKGGESKKYEERTKKELYDKAKEVGISGRSTMSKSELIDALRHH is encoded by the coding sequence ATGGCCAAGCAACACGCAGCACAGATTAAGAACGACGACACGTATGAAGCGCTTCGGGATAAAGGCTACAGCAAAGAAAAATCAGCCAGAATTGCCAATGCGCAAGCTAACGATGAGCAATCGCCCTCGAAAAAAGGCGGTGAAAGTAAAAAATATGAAGAACGTACCAAGAAAGAGCTTTACGACAAAGCTAAAGAAGTAGGTATTTCAGGTCGCTCAACCATGAGTAAAAGTGAGCTTATTGATGCGCTACGACATCATTGA
- a CDS encoding peroxidase family protein, which yields MKKLAFLAVTLSSLYGCGSDNNDDEQSTNATLTSPDVDTISDANNDGNSDGNDGADNNENTDNNRNNADNNQRGRSAQGIDEDVDQQRQNSRDREGREDFVLNTQGGREIRSYDGSSNNQDNPDWGVTFSHLQRIAPAFYTDGVSEMAGPAQKSAREISNLLVMQAEGESIPNTYNTSDYLWQWGQFIDHDISLTDGSTLEAEHIIVPTGDVFFDPNSTGSVTISFNRAIYDPDTGTDANNVREQENEITSWIDGSMIYGSDSERNEALREGDQSPFLATSENNLLPRNPNGFPNANGFVSDPSVLFLGGDVRVNEQAVLTAMHTIWVREHNRIATILQAQQPQSDVEDIYEQTRRLVIAKLQIITYDEYLPALLGENTMPDYQGYDDDVNPTTYNEFSTAAYRLGHSEVSDNILRLDADNNPIDEGSLALRDAFFTGIGLYVEEDDIDPVLRGLAKQRHQAIDIKVVNGLRNFLFGRPGSGGFDLISLNIQRGRDHGLASYNDVREAMGLERAEFFSDITSNTTLQTALSNAYNSVDDVELWIGGLSEDPQIETGSQLGELFTAINVKQFDELREGDRFWYQRYLTDDELEMVEGTTLAEVIRANTNIGDELQSEVFFVE from the coding sequence ATGAAAAAATTAGCGTTTTTAGCCGTTACGTTAAGCAGCTTATATGGCTGCGGTTCGGACAACAACGACGATGAGCAATCCACTAATGCCACATTAACATCCCCTGATGTGGATACCATTTCTGATGCAAATAATGATGGAAACAGCGATGGAAATGATGGCGCCGACAACAATGAAAATACGGACAACAACAGAAACAATGCTGATAATAACCAAAGAGGCAGATCTGCACAGGGAATTGACGAAGATGTAGACCAACAACGTCAAAATAGTCGGGATAGAGAAGGAAGAGAAGATTTTGTTCTCAATACCCAAGGAGGCAGAGAAATACGCTCTTATGATGGCAGTAGTAACAATCAAGATAACCCCGATTGGGGTGTTACCTTTAGTCACCTGCAACGTATAGCGCCTGCTTTTTACACTGACGGCGTGTCAGAAATGGCCGGTCCAGCACAAAAAAGTGCACGTGAAATCAGCAACTTGCTGGTGATGCAGGCTGAGGGGGAAAGTATACCCAACACTTATAACACCAGTGATTACTTATGGCAGTGGGGACAGTTTATTGACCACGATATAAGCCTTACAGACGGAAGTACCTTAGAAGCGGAACACATCATTGTGCCCACAGGCGATGTATTTTTCGACCCTAACAGTACAGGGAGTGTCACTATTTCATTTAATCGTGCAATTTACGACCCAGACACAGGCACCGATGCGAATAACGTTCGTGAACAGGAAAATGAAATTACGAGTTGGATAGATGGCTCGATGATTTATGGCTCTGATTCCGAACGTAATGAAGCGTTGCGCGAAGGGGATCAATCGCCCTTCTTAGCCACATCTGAGAATAACTTACTGCCACGAAACCCTAACGGATTTCCGAATGCTAATGGCTTTGTATCTGACCCTAGCGTGTTATTTCTCGGCGGCGACGTTCGGGTTAATGAACAAGCTGTGCTTACCGCTATGCATACTATTTGGGTAAGGGAGCACAACCGCATTGCGACTATTCTACAGGCGCAACAGCCCCAATCAGATGTCGAAGATATATACGAACAAACTAGGCGTCTTGTTATTGCCAAGTTGCAGATAATTACCTACGACGAGTACCTACCTGCTTTATTGGGCGAAAACACAATGCCTGATTATCAAGGTTATGATGATGACGTAAATCCCACCACCTACAATGAGTTTTCAACTGCAGCCTATCGGCTTGGTCATAGCGAAGTCAGTGACAATATACTTCGCTTAGATGCCGACAATAATCCAATAGATGAAGGTAGTTTGGCGCTTCGTGATGCCTTTTTCACAGGGATAGGGCTGTACGTTGAAGAAGATGATATTGACCCTGTTCTTCGTGGCCTGGCAAAACAACGTCATCAAGCTATCGATATTAAAGTGGTAAATGGACTACGTAACTTTTTATTTGGTAGGCCTGGCAGTGGAGGCTTTGACCTTATCTCTTTAAATATTCAACGGGGGCGAGATCACGGGCTAGCATCCTATAATGATGTTCGGGAAGCCATGGGGTTAGAGCGTGCTGAATTTTTCAGTGACATTACTTCAAACACCACGCTGCAAACTGCACTGTCCAACGCCTACAATTCGGTTGATGATGTTGAGCTATGGATAGGCGGGTTATCTGAAGATCCTCAAATAGAAACGGGTTCTCAGTTAGGTGAATTATTTACTGCTATCAATGTTAAGCAATTCGACGAACTTCGCGAAGGTGATCGGTTTTGGTATCAAAGATATTTGACCGATGACGAGCTTGAAATGGTAGAAGGCACCACGCTAGCAGAAGTGATTCGAGCGAATACTAACATTGGTGACGAACTACAGTCTGAGGTTTTCTTTGTAGAGTAA